In gamma proteobacterium HIMB55, the genomic stretch AAGGTTCTTGATCCGATCGGCCCCAAATATGGGAAGTCCAAAACTGACCGTCTCGAATGGCTCAGTGCGCTGGAACACGCCGACATCGCCCTGACAGCGAATGCGCTTATTCAGCAAGGCCACTGCGTCGATTTTGAACGGTTGACGACCTGCTTCAACCGGAAAGATTTGATGCCATCGACCCTGACACCAGAGGACTGCGTCAGCTTCCAAGCAGGTGGGAAACGTTGGATTACAAAGAAGTCCAACCTGGCAAAAACAAGGAAGTCACTGGTGGACGCCGTTCAACGTAGTGAGGAAGTTGGCAGCACACCGACGTGTGACGCGGTGACTCATCAATCAGCGATCACCAACGCAGATACGGGGCGCAAACAACCCGGCATCATCAAGGACAAATTACTCGCACTAGCTGGACGCAGTACCCACCCCGCGCTCGCAGAAGCGACGCTGGCTATTCTAGTAAAACAGGGCAAGCTGGCGAACGCAGACGGTAGAATCAGGCGACCCAGCAGTCTCGATGCGCCCAATCCGCACGATGCTCTGTGGCAATCATTTGAGCACGCGCTTCTGACTGCCGGTGTGAACGTTCCCGTGATTTCAGAAGCGAGATCTCAAGCAAGACTCAGTGATGTCGACATGAAAATCGCCATCAAACTAGGCCGCGAGCGTGGGCTCTTACATCGCGTAAATGCAGAGCGATTCATATTGACTCAAACGCTCATCAAGTTTGCAAAAGCGGCCGAAAAGACCGTTGAGAGTGAACCCTTGTCAGTCGTTGCGTTTAAAAACCAGCTCGGTATTGGGCGCAAACTGGCCATCGACATACTCGAGTATTTTGACGGTATTGGCTTTACACGTCGAAACGGAGATCAACGGACAATCGTCAATAGAGGGGTTATAGAAAAACGCTTCGTTACCTAGCAGCCTAACTACTTTAGGATACAACCTCACAGCCTGTTAGCGACTCTTATCAGGAAGAGCGACATCCCCGGTGGGGTGCCTGGTCTTCAAAACCAGTGAGGTGCTGAGACAGCGCCTGGTGGGTTCGACTCCTACCTCTTCCGCCACAATTTGATTAAACCAGCCTCTCGCCTCCTTTCAGAGCTTCGTCATTAAAACCAACTACACTCACTTTTGTGCCGCAGATCCATCTAGCCCTCACCGCAGCCACTCCAATGATCAAATAAAGCGCTGAGACCTCTGTTGTTTGCTGTGAGATTGCTCTAGGTTATGGGCCTAAGATGTTTGGGGGGTTTAGCATGCAGTATGACGACGTGGTTTTAGGCCGACGGAGCATTCGGGGTTACAAGCCGGATCCAGTTCCCGAGTCCCTGATAAAAGAAGTCTTAGCACTGGCTATGCGCTCGCCCTCCTCTATGAATACGCAACCCTGGAACTTCACGGTCGTAACCGGCGAAGTGTTGGATCGTATCCGCAAGGGAAACACCGAGCGTAATTTAGCGGGTATTCCCCACTCGCGTGAATTCCGAATCGGGTCTCCGTTCGCCGGGCAACACAGAGACCGGCAAGTGGGGGTAGCGAAACAGTTGTTTGCGGCCATGGACATTGCGCGAGAAGATGCCGAAAAACGTCAAGATTGGGTGCTCCGCGGGTTTAGACAG encodes the following:
- a CDS encoding nitroreductase (PFAM: Nitroreductase family), producing MQYDDVVLGRRSIRGYKPDPVPESLIKEVLALAMRSPSSMNTQPWNFTVVTGEVLDRIRKGNTERNLAGIPHSREFRIGSPFAGQHRDRQVGVAKQLFAAMDIAREDAEKRQDWVLRGFRQFDAPVCIIITYDAVLADSDDTAFDCGAVTTALVNAAWSRGLGAVINSQGIMQSPVVREHANIADDQVIMKAVALGWPDDSFPANAVVSERKTVDEAATFLGFSG